The sequence CATGAATGATGTCTGGTCATATCGAGTTCGGGTTGTACGAGATCCTGGACGACCGCTTCCGCCCCTGCACCTACGGGGACACCCGGCTCGAGCAGCTGCACGGCGACTGCCGCTGGGCCGAGGGTCCGCTCTACCTGCCCGCCTGGCGGCAGCTGGTCTGGAGCGACATCCCCAACGACCGGATCCTGCGCTGGGACGAGGCCACCGGAGCGATCAGTACCTTCCGTCCGGTGGCCGGGCACAGCAACGGCAACACCCTCGACCGCGAGGGCCGTCTGATCACCTGTGAGCAGGGAAACCGGCGTGTCAGCCGGACGGAGCACGACGGGACCGTCACCGTCCTCGCGAGCCACTACGGCGGCAAGCGGCTCAACTCGCCCAATGACGCGGTGGTCGGCTCGGACGGGGCGATCTGGTTCTCCGACCCGGACTTCGGCATCACCAGCGACTACGAGGGTCACGCCGCCGAGAGCGAGATCGGCGCCTGCAACCTCTACCGGATCGACCCGGGCAGCGGCGAGGTCCAGCTCGCCGCCGACGGCTTCCGCGGGCCCAACGGGGTCCTGCTCTCCCACGACGAGCGGCGCCTCTACGTCTCCGACAGCCGTGCCGGGCACATCCGTGCCTTCGACATCCGCGAGGACGGCACCCTGGCCGGGGGTGACGTCCACATCGAGGGCGGGGACAGCCGCTTCGACAACATCCGCTTCGACCGGGACGGACGGCTCTGGGCCGCGGCGTTC comes from Streptomyces sp. TLI_053 and encodes:
- a CDS encoding SMP-30/gluconolactonase/LRE family protein, with the translated sequence MSGHIEFGLYEILDDRFRPCTYGDTRLEQLHGDCRWAEGPLYLPAWRQLVWSDIPNDRILRWDEATGAISTFRPVAGHSNGNTLDREGRLITCEQGNRRVSRTEHDGTVTVLASHYGGKRLNSPNDAVVGSDGAIWFSDPDFGITSDYEGHAAESEIGACNLYRIDPGSGEVQLAADGFRGPNGVLLSHDERRLYVSDSRAGHIRAFDIREDGTLAGGDVHIEGGDSRFDNIRFDRDGRLWAAAFENGIHCYAEDGTLIGRILVPEPVSNLTFGGPKHNRLFITATTSLYSLVTSMTGTHRVPRRA